Proteins encoded together in one Lysobacterales bacterium window:
- a CDS encoding type I restriction endonuclease subunit R encodes MPQTNEKAFETYVEEILLTRGGWKSGSNAEWDKERALFPARVFAFVEETQPKLWAEMRALHAAGLEALLLTALVKELDGKGALHVLRHGFKFYGKTFRLAYFKPAHGANYEVLALFNKNQLTVTRQVPCHRGDNRTLDIVLSVNGLPVATIELKNPGTGQNWRHAVRQYREDRDAREPLFDFKKRALVHFAADPDEVHMTTRLAGEKTVFLPLNRGSHPGKIICGAGNPQHESGYRTGYFWEDVLQFASFMDLLGHYLFLETKTEKVDDERGGHRVVTKETMVFPRFHQFDAVGKLVEASRDEGPGRNYLIQHSAGSGKTNSISWLSHRLASLHDRNDVKVFDCVVVITDRQVLDRQLQDAIYQIEHAQGVVKAIDQDSKQLAAALIDGTKIVITTLQKFPFVLRGLLHAAGAESQEQASDEQKSEAAKWQAEIAKRRYALIVDEAHSSQSGETARELKAILGTSASNENPEEEPDWEDRLNQVMQSRGRQPNLSFFAFTATPKGKTLELFGRKGASGLPEAFHLYSMRQAIEEGFILDVVKNYTTYATYYRLVKAVENDPDLPKKKAARALAKFMSLHPHNIEQKTEVMVEHFRQKVKSHLGGRAKAMVVTSSRLHAVRYMNAFQRYIEENKIAEVRPLVAFSGTVKDPETGLEYTETGMNMDCVSGKGISEKQLPERFASPDYQVLLVANKYQTGFDQPLLCAMYVDKRLDGVQAVQTLSRLNRMIPGKQTPFVLDFVNEAEDVYRAFKPYYDATSLQEGSDPQQLEKLKHELDALQVYYWSEVEAFARVFYKPLALQSAQDHAGMQLHLQPAVDRFKAMTDEPKRGEFREKLSGFVNIYSFMSQIMPYGDPALEMLYSYGRFLLPHLPLDRDIERVKLGDEVGLQYYRLQRIYSGEITLRDGDPEGVKSPTDVGTGRSKDEKVPLSEIIQILNERFGTNFTDEDRFFFEQIRQKASSNEQVIQLRRANPFDKFQLGLRQLIENLMIQRMADNDKIVTRYMDDKEFGSAAFAVLSKAIYDSISASEQDSGRG; translated from the coding sequence ATGCCCCAAACGAACGAAAAGGCCTTCGAGACCTACGTTGAAGAAATTCTGCTGACGCGCGGCGGATGGAAGTCCGGCAGCAATGCGGAGTGGGACAAGGAGCGGGCGTTGTTTCCGGCGCGAGTGTTTGCGTTTGTCGAAGAGACGCAGCCGAAGCTTTGGGCGGAGATGCGGGCCCTGCACGCGGCCGGGTTGGAGGCGCTGCTGCTCACCGCGTTGGTCAAGGAGCTGGACGGCAAGGGTGCGCTGCATGTGTTGCGGCACGGATTCAAGTTCTACGGGAAGACGTTTCGACTCGCGTACTTCAAGCCCGCACACGGTGCGAACTACGAAGTGCTCGCGTTGTTCAACAAGAACCAGCTCACGGTGACGCGCCAAGTGCCGTGTCATCGCGGGGACAACCGTACGCTGGACATCGTGCTGTCAGTGAACGGACTACCTGTCGCTACGATCGAGTTGAAGAATCCCGGCACCGGCCAGAATTGGCGGCACGCCGTGCGGCAGTATCGGGAAGACCGCGACGCACGTGAGCCGTTGTTCGACTTCAAGAAGCGTGCGCTGGTGCATTTCGCTGCCGATCCCGATGAAGTCCACATGACCACGCGGCTGGCGGGAGAGAAGACTGTTTTCCTGCCGCTCAACCGCGGCAGCCATCCGGGAAAGATCATCTGTGGTGCGGGAAATCCACAGCACGAGTCGGGTTATCGCACCGGTTACTTCTGGGAAGACGTGCTCCAGTTCGCGAGCTTCATGGACCTCCTTGGCCACTACCTGTTTCTTGAAACGAAAACGGAAAAGGTGGACGACGAGCGCGGCGGACACCGCGTCGTCACGAAAGAGACGATGGTCTTCCCGCGCTTTCACCAATTTGACGCCGTGGGAAAGCTGGTCGAAGCCAGCCGCGATGAAGGGCCGGGACGAAACTACCTGATTCAGCACTCTGCCGGCAGCGGCAAGACCAACAGCATTTCATGGCTCTCGCATCGTTTGGCGTCCCTGCACGACAGGAACGATGTGAAAGTCTTCGACTGCGTCGTGGTCATCACCGACCGCCAAGTGCTCGATCGGCAGCTGCAGGATGCGATCTATCAGATCGAACACGCGCAAGGCGTGGTGAAAGCAATCGATCAGGATTCGAAGCAATTGGCGGCGGCGCTGATTGACGGGACCAAGATCGTCATCACGACGCTGCAGAAGTTTCCATTCGTGCTGCGCGGGCTGCTCCATGCTGCTGGCGCGGAGAGCCAGGAACAAGCCAGCGACGAACAGAAGTCGGAGGCGGCGAAGTGGCAGGCAGAGATTGCCAAGCGACGCTATGCGCTGATCGTCGATGAGGCACACTCCAGTCAAAGCGGCGAGACGGCGCGGGAGTTGAAGGCGATCCTTGGCACGTCGGCCAGCAACGAGAACCCGGAGGAAGAGCCAGATTGGGAAGATCGCCTGAATCAGGTGATGCAGTCGCGAGGTAGACAGCCCAATCTGAGCTTCTTTGCCTTCACTGCGACGCCCAAGGGCAAGACGCTAGAACTGTTCGGGCGCAAGGGTGCGAGCGGACTGCCCGAGGCGTTCCACCTCTACTCCATGCGCCAGGCGATCGAGGAAGGATTCATTCTCGACGTCGTGAAGAACTACACCACCTACGCCACGTATTACCGGCTGGTGAAAGCGGTGGAGAACGATCCCGATCTGCCCAAGAAGAAGGCAGCGAGGGCGCTCGCCAAGTTCATGAGTCTGCATCCACACAATATCGAGCAGAAGACCGAAGTGATGGTGGAACACTTCCGCCAGAAGGTGAAGAGCCATCTCGGAGGGCGAGCGAAGGCGATGGTGGTCACGTCGTCTCGATTGCACGCAGTGCGCTACATGAACGCGTTCCAGCGTTACATCGAGGAAAACAAGATTGCCGAGGTTCGTCCGCTCGTTGCCTTCAGTGGGACAGTAAAGGACCCGGAAACCGGTCTCGAGTACACAGAGACGGGCATGAACATGGATTGCGTGAGCGGAAAGGGCATCAGCGAAAAGCAGCTGCCCGAGCGATTCGCCTCGCCCGACTATCAAGTGTTGCTGGTAGCTAATAAGTACCAGACCGGCTTCGACCAACCATTGCTGTGCGCTATGTACGTGGATAAGCGACTTGATGGCGTGCAGGCTGTGCAAACGCTCTCGCGCTTGAATCGGATGATCCCCGGCAAGCAAACACCGTTTGTGCTGGATTTCGTCAACGAGGCCGAGGACGTCTACCGCGCCTTCAAGCCCTACTACGACGCGACGAGCTTGCAGGAAGGTTCAGACCCGCAGCAGTTGGAAAAGCTGAAGCATGAGTTGGACGCCTTGCAGGTCTATTACTGGAGTGAGGTCGAGGCGTTCGCTCGCGTGTTCTACAAGCCTTTGGCGCTGCAAAGCGCCCAGGATCACGCGGGGATGCAACTCCATCTTCAACCTGCGGTGGATCGGTTCAAGGCCATGACGGATGAACCCAAGCGCGGTGAATTCCGCGAGAAGTTGAGCGGCTTCGTCAACATCTACTCGTTCATGAGCCAGATCATGCCGTACGGCGATCCGGCGCTGGAAATGCTCTACAGCTATGGGCGGTTTCTGCTGCCGCACTTGCCGCTCGACCGTGACATCGAACGAGTGAAGCTCGGCGACGAAGTCGGCCTGCAGTACTACCGTCTGCAGCGCATCTACTCCGGCGAGATCACGCTGCGCGACGGCGACCCCGAGGGCGTCAAGAGTCCCACCGACGTCGGTACGGGCAGGTCGAAGGACGAAAAAGTGCCCTTGTCGGAAATCATCCAGATCCTGAACGAGCGCTTCGGCACGAATTTCACCGACGAAGATCGCTTCTTCTTCGAGCAGATCCGCCAGAAGGCATCCAGCAACGAACAGGTCATCCAGCTTCGCCGCGCGAATCCCTTCGACAAGTTCCAGTTGGGCCTGAGGCAGCTGATCGAGAATCTCATGATTCAGCGCATGGCCGACAACGACAAGATCGTCACTCGCTACATGGACGACAAGGAGTTCGGTAGTGCTGCGTTCGCCGTACTGTCGAAGGCGATCTACGACTCGATTTCAGCCAGCGAGCAGGATTCAGGGAGAGGCTGA
- a CDS encoding BrnT family toxin, producing MDIRFELNGTSFVWDAAKAKANALKHDGITFDRAAEVFFDPFFRIVDADRNDEARDAVIGYDTLGRMLFVVHVAFEDDHIRIVSARKATKQERDQHDS from the coding sequence ATGGACATTCGTTTCGAACTCAACGGGACGAGTTTCGTTTGGGATGCCGCCAAGGCCAAGGCGAATGCGCTGAAGCATGACGGCATCACCTTCGATCGAGCGGCCGAGGTGTTCTTCGATCCCTTCTTCCGGATTGTCGATGCCGACCGGAACGACGAAGCACGCGACGCAGTAATCGGATACGACACGCTGGGGCGAATGTTGTTTGTCGTGCACGTTGCATTCGAAGATGACCACATTCGCATCGTCTCGGCTCGCAAGGCCACCAAGCAGGAGCGCGATCAGCATGATTCCTGA
- the rnr gene encoding ribonuclease R, translated as MVVGFVNARGAARPLRLPCAHDRERPVTKRGSGKGAGGAGAGDRRARGPGKRVGAGVGAPVGARGGKPGAKPKKAAPWLPDVLVMAPVRGERASVAGKSIAPSGTPPKRRGSRYADPQGERELLRYENPILSREGIIQFLSESAELMTVERIAIKLGYRDEERLDALTRRLTAMVRDGQLLVNRRGGYGVAEKLDLIAGSVIANPDGFGFLKPDDGSDDLFIPPNEMRAVMHGDRVLVNVTNIDRRGRREAAIAEVLERRRPRLVGRFDERRGLGIVIPDDRRLNQDLLIPPDQRGGAVAGQIVVAEIVEPPTKERPPLGRVVAVLGEKLTASLIVRVAIESHGLPHEWPIEVTREAERVEPEVSKQDREMRVDLRDTPLVTIDGEDARDFDDAVFCEPRKGGGWRLLVAIADVSHYVPVGSELDREAFDRATSVYFPGFVVPMLPETLSNGICSLNPNVERLCMVCEMTVSAEGEVSRSRFYPAVMRSHARLTYTRVWRALGERDADERAAMADLLPHLEHLHDLYKAFVKRRSERGAIEFESQEVKFSLGAAGEVLAMQPQARNDAHKLIEECMIAANVEAAKFLNKAKVPAPYRVHPSPPEEKFEELQAFLAEFSLSLPPHASVKPGDYAALLRKIRKRPDALLLEQVLLRSQSLAVYHPDCNGHFGLALDAYAHFTSPIRRYPDLLVHRAIRHVLNGGKAANYEAGPSEMLARAQHCSQRERRADEASREVNERYQCAWMSKHVGSEFDGIISGVTSFGLFVGIADTGVTGLIHVTQLPNDYYHFDAVRREMVGDRQGLRFRLGDSIRVQVLRASMEERKVDLRLVPPPQVQGQRPAAVHAPRAEQGRDARQGQGKKKR; from the coding sequence ATGGTGGTGGGATTTGTCAACGCGCGCGGCGCTGCGCGGCCATTGCGCTTACCATGTGCGCATGATCGGGAGCGACCAGTGACGAAACGTGGCAGTGGCAAGGGCGCGGGCGGGGCCGGGGCGGGTGATCGGCGGGCGCGCGGGCCGGGCAAGCGGGTGGGTGCTGGAGTAGGTGCGCCGGTGGGCGCGCGCGGGGGCAAGCCGGGGGCGAAGCCGAAGAAGGCGGCGCCGTGGTTGCCGGATGTGTTGGTGATGGCGCCGGTGCGGGGTGAGCGGGCGTCGGTGGCCGGAAAGAGCATCGCGCCCAGTGGCACACCGCCCAAGCGGCGTGGCAGTCGGTATGCCGATCCGCAGGGCGAGCGCGAATTGCTGCGTTATGAGAATCCGATCCTGTCGCGCGAAGGCATCATCCAGTTCCTGAGCGAGTCGGCCGAGTTGATGACGGTCGAGCGCATCGCGATCAAGCTCGGTTACCGCGACGAAGAACGGCTGGACGCACTCACGCGCCGCCTGACCGCGATGGTGCGCGACGGCCAGTTGCTGGTGAACCGCCGCGGCGGTTACGGCGTGGCCGAGAAGCTCGACCTGATCGCCGGCTCGGTGATCGCCAATCCCGACGGTTTCGGCTTCCTGAAACCGGACGACGGCAGCGACGACCTGTTCATTCCGCCCAACGAAATGCGCGCGGTGATGCATGGCGACCGCGTGCTGGTGAACGTCACCAATATCGACCGTCGCGGCCGTCGCGAAGCCGCGATTGCGGAAGTGCTGGAGCGACGTCGCCCGCGCCTCGTCGGCCGTTTCGACGAGCGCCGCGGCCTCGGCATCGTCATTCCCGACGATCGTCGCCTCAACCAGGACCTGCTGATCCCGCCCGACCAGCGTGGCGGTGCCGTCGCCGGCCAGATCGTCGTCGCCGAAATCGTCGAACCGCCGACCAAGGAACGTCCGCCGCTCGGGCGCGTCGTCGCCGTGCTTGGCGAGAAGCTGACCGCGTCGCTGATCGTGCGCGTCGCGATCGAATCGCATGGCCTGCCGCATGAATGGCCGATCGAAGTGACGCGCGAAGCCGAACGCGTCGAACCGGAAGTGAGCAAGCAGGACCGCGAGATGCGCGTCGACCTGCGCGACACGCCGCTCGTGACCATCGACGGCGAGGACGCGCGCGACTTCGACGACGCCGTGTTCTGCGAACCGCGCAAGGGCGGCGGCTGGCGACTGCTGGTCGCGATCGCCGATGTCTCGCATTACGTGCCGGTCGGCAGCGAACTCGATCGCGAGGCGTTCGATCGCGCAACCTCGGTGTATTTCCCCGGCTTCGTCGTGCCGATGCTGCCCGAGACCCTGTCGAACGGCATCTGCTCGCTGAACCCGAACGTCGAACGCCTGTGCATGGTCTGCGAGATGACCGTCAGTGCCGAAGGCGAAGTCTCGCGCTCGCGCTTCTATCCGGCGGTGATGCGCTCGCACGCCCGCCTGACCTATACCCGCGTCTGGCGTGCGCTCGGCGAGCGTGATGCCGACGAACGCGCGGCGATGGCCGACCTGCTGCCACACCTCGAGCACCTGCACGACCTGTACAAGGCCTTCGTGAAGCGCCGCAGCGAGCGCGGCGCGATCGAGTTCGAATCGCAGGAAGTGAAGTTCTCGCTCGGTGCCGCCGGCGAAGTGCTGGCGATGCAGCCGCAGGCGCGCAACGACGCCCACAAGCTGATCGAGGAATGCATGATTGCGGCCAATGTCGAGGCCGCGAAATTCCTGAACAAGGCCAAGGTGCCGGCGCCGTACCGCGTGCATCCGTCGCCGCCGGAAGAGAAGTTCGAGGAACTGCAGGCCTTCCTGGCCGAGTTCTCGCTGAGCCTGCCGCCGCATGCATCGGTGAAGCCGGGCGACTATGCCGCGCTGCTGCGCAAGATCCGCAAGCGCCCGGATGCGCTGCTGCTCGAACAGGTGCTGTTGCGCTCGCAGAGCCTCGCCGTCTACCACCCGGACTGCAACGGCCACTTCGGCTTGGCGCTCGATGCTTACGCGCATTTCACCTCGCCGATCCGGCGCTACCCAGACCTGCTCGTGCATCGCGCCATCCGCCATGTGCTGAACGGCGGCAAGGCCGCGAACTATGAAGCCGGCCCGAGCGAAATGCTGGCGCGCGCGCAGCACTGCTCGCAGCGCGAACGTCGTGCCGATGAAGCCTCGCGCGAAGTGAACGAGCGCTACCAGTGCGCGTGGATGAGCAAACACGTCGGTTCCGAGTTTGACGGCATCATCAGCGGCGTCACCTCGTTCGGACTGTTCGTCGGCATCGCCGACACCGGCGTCACCGGCCTGATCCACGTGACCCAGTTGCCGAACGACTACTACCACTTCGATGCCGTTCGTCGCGAAATGGTCGGCGACCGCCAGGGCCTGCGCTTCCGCCTCGGCGACAGCATCCGTGTGCAGGTGCTGCGCGCGAGCATGGAAGAGCGCAAGGTCGATCTGCGCCTGGTGCCACCGCCGCAGGTGCAGGGCCAGCGCCCGGCTGCGGTGCATGCGCCGCGCGCGGAACAGGGGCGCGATGCGCGCCAGGGACAAGGGAAGAAGAAACGATGA
- the rlmB gene encoding 23S rRNA (guanosine(2251)-2'-O)-methyltransferase RlmB, with protein sequence MSKDILAGIHAVEAAMKHDAGNVVEIMVADAAKNPRLKRLVDEARELDIKVHARDMAQLDKLCGGERHQGVVAFYNAPAAKSEKDLPALIEAAGSEALFLILDEITDPHNFGACLRSALAAKVTAVIVPKDRAAPLNATVRRSSAGAADRIPIVRATNLARAMDVLKEAGVWISGLEGEATQSIHQTDFRGPCALVMGAEGEGMRRLTRERCDFLVTIPMPGPMESLNVSVATGVALFEVVRQRAA encoded by the coding sequence ATGAGCAAGGACATCCTCGCCGGCATCCACGCCGTCGAAGCGGCGATGAAACATGACGCCGGCAACGTGGTCGAGATCATGGTCGCCGATGCCGCCAAGAACCCGCGCCTGAAGCGCCTGGTCGACGAGGCGCGCGAGCTCGACATCAAGGTGCATGCGCGCGACATGGCGCAACTCGACAAGCTCTGCGGCGGCGAGCGCCACCAGGGCGTGGTCGCGTTCTACAACGCGCCGGCGGCGAAGTCGGAGAAGGACCTGCCGGCCCTGATCGAGGCGGCGGGCAGCGAAGCGCTGTTCCTGATCCTCGACGAGATCACCGACCCGCACAATTTCGGCGCTTGCCTGCGCAGTGCGCTCGCGGCCAAGGTCACCGCGGTGATCGTGCCCAAGGACCGCGCGGCGCCGCTGAACGCGACCGTGCGTCGCTCCTCGGCCGGTGCCGCCGACCGCATCCCGATCGTGCGCGCGACCAACCTGGCGCGGGCGATGGACGTGCTCAAGGAAGCCGGCGTCTGGATCAGCGGTCTCGAAGGCGAGGCCACGCAGTCGATCCACCAGACCGACTTCCGCGGCCCCTGCGCGCTCGTCATGGGCGCCGAAGGCGAGGGCATGCGCCGCCTCACCCGCGAACGCTGCGATTTCCTCGTCACCATCCCGATGCCGGGCCCGATGGAATCCCTCAACGTCTCCGTCGCCACCGGCGTGGCGTTGTTCGAAGTCGTGCGCCAGCGCGCGGCTTGA